In Myxocyprinus asiaticus isolate MX2 ecotype Aquarium Trade chromosome 8, UBuf_Myxa_2, whole genome shotgun sequence, a single genomic region encodes these proteins:
- the aftpha gene encoding aftiphilin a isoform X2 translates to MEPDVIHMYSSSPPPMEDSVEDDDDEFSDFTGVPNSVSFTEFDTPTTFNQSQALNATSPPELLSNGRIVGLTQPAGSTKSNAMAPVSGQSCMPNGRTVCVEELKKFTEHQQVHINSLEFAESSRTDNNAIDCNGAVEVLTNGFVTLDGGGTPPTPHKNIETELTVDPCLDDSQDIDDDFADFSAFSNADHNQTSDGNTDWEPLNQGYTPAEDNVDEQHNDEEQQANLEDGSRDSKVTGLDLPGFPSENSEGLSNGDWGFHAGSDLETDNAHQDSNTTEVVSTAQLLTLNGVGQNDIDEGGIVDNGVSPDSKGERCSGEHSDERGSGNETETETETETSFGRLLSTDALEEFGDFSTTGSVPSPPLQEETATPADHSQLAEDDDEDFGDFGDFGDASSFGTTGFADFDQQGAKTQVAQPESAPIPPEVTEDEEFGDFDTSREPSKTGSAGGEGTTFADFPGSDSFADFSSVQVGDADDNGGWQAFSEPDQSQDGGDSWAKFGQEHAACTEKIGDDWHESQTVAAPSTSSAVERKSCTTATLVSRLEKIFQATFQLVVAPQVEDEVHMLNTFLKPPDRSEQEEDGRETASGALRDVWQQLQDVNNAYGLRYQWGGSHTNKALLCSLGIDTRNILFTGHKKQPLIVPVYAASLGMLEPTKEPVKPVSAAEMIASIAQSPSIATELNTCPPDTTQEPLPPVQFDWSSSGLTNPLDASGGSSLLNLDFFGPVDESPSGTATSIPGVDPELYELTQAKLDVGGGSSRIVDAFARLMSTVEKTSTSTRKPVQKQENLSEEAQRVIAGLPDLSFMQAKVLMFPSTLTPLLPSASPMTD, encoded by the exons ATGGAGCCTGACGTGATACACATGTACTCCTCCTCTCCACCCCCAATGGAGGACAGCGTTGAAGATGACGATGATGAATTCAGTGATTTTACTGGCGTCCCGAACAGCGTCAGCTTCACAGAATTCGATACGCCCACCACATTCAACCAATCTCAGGCTTTGAACGCCACCTCGCCACCGGAATTATTGAGTAATGGTAGAATTGTGGGATTGACTCAACCTGCAGGGTCTACGAAGTCTAACGCCATGGCTCCTGTTAGTGGCCAGAGCTGCATGCCCAATGGTCGAACAGTTTGTGTAGAGGAATTGAAAAAGTTCACAGAGCATCAACAAGTTCATATCAACTCCCTTGAGTTTGCAGAGAGTTCTCGGACTGATAACAACGCCATTGACTGCAATGGTGCCGTTGAAGTACTCACAAATGGGTTTGTGACATTAGACGGAGGAGGAACTCCTCCTACACCCCACAAAAACATAGAAACTGAGCTCACGGTAGACCCCTGTCTTGATGACAGTCAAGACATTGATGATGATTTTGCAGATTTTTCTGCTTTCTCAAATGCTGACCACAACCAGACTTCTGATGGAAATACAGACTGGGAACCTTTGAATCAAGGGTACACACCAGCAGAGGACAATGTTGATGAACAACACAATGATGAAGAACAACAAGCTAATTTGGAAGATGGTAGTAGGGACTCAAAAGTCACAGGGTTGGATTTACCTGGATTCCCATCAGAGAACTCGGAAGGTCTCAGCAATGGGGATTGGGGATTCCATGCAGGGAGCGATCTAGAAACCGATAATGCACATCAGGACTCTAATACTACTGAGGTGGTTAGCACAGCGCAACTGCTTACTCTTAATGGGGTTGGTCAGAATGATATTGATGAGGGGGGCATAGTGGACAACGGGGTGTCACCCGACTCTAAAGGTGAAAGATGTAGTGGTGAACATTCAGATGAGAGAGGATCCGGGAACGAAACTGAAACGGAGACAGAAACAGAGACCTCTTTCGGTCGGCTGCTATCGACAGATGCGCTTGAAGAATTTGGGGACTTCAGCACGACAGGATCCGTTCCTTCTCCGCCGCTTCAGGAGGAGACGGCAACTCCAGCCGACCATAGTCAGCTTGCTGAGGACGACGATGAagattttggagattttggtgaCTTCGGAGATGCTAGCTCATTTGGTACAACTGGATTTGCTGATTTTGACCAGCAGGGGGCCAAAACGCAAGTTGCTCAGCCTGAATCGGCCCCCATTCCCCCTGAGGTAACCGAAGATGAAGAATTTGGTGATTTTGACACATCAAGAGAACCTAGTAAAACAGGGTCAGCAGGTGGGGAAGGAACAACGTTTGCAGACTTTCCCGGCAGCGACAGTTttgcagatttcagctcagtgcAGGTTGGTGATGCAGATGATAATGGAGGATGGCAGGCCTTCTCTGAGCCGGATCAAAGCCAGGATGGAGGGGACTCCTGGGCAAAGTTCGGTCAGGAACACGCAGCATGTACCGAAAAGATTGGAGACGACTGGCATGAAAGCCAGACGGTTGCAGCGCCCTCTACTAGCAGTGCAGTGGAGCGTAAAAGTTGCACAACG GCCACACTGGTGAGCCGTTTGGAGAAGATTTTCCAGGCCACTTTTCAGCTGGTTGTTGCTCCTCAGGTGGAGGATGAGGTGCATATGCTCAACACCTTCCTCAAACCTCCAGACAGATCAGAACAGGAAGAGGATGGAAGAGAGACAGCCAGTGG TGCACTACGGGACGTTTGGCAACAGCTGCAGGATGTTAACAATGCCTACGGTCTCCGGTACCAGTGGGGCGGCTCTCATACCAATAAAGCACTGCTCTGCTCTTTGGGCATTGACACAAGAAATATA ttgTTCACAGGTCATAAAAAGCAGCCGTTAATTGTGCCAGTGTATGCTGCCAGTCTG GGGATGCTGGAACCCACTAAAGAGCCAGTGAAGCCCGTCTCAGCAGCTGAGATGATCGCCTCAATAGCACAATCTCCTTCTATTGCCACAGAGTTAAACACCTGTCCACCTGACACCACCCAG GAGCCTCTTCCTCCCGTTCAGTTTGACTGGAGCAGCAGTGGCCTTACAAACCCTCTGGACG CGAGTGGAGGCTCGTCTTTGCTCAACCTCGATTTTTTCGGCCCTGTGGACGAGTCGCCTTCTGGCACCGCCACCTCCATACCAG gcgtTGACCCAGAGCTGTACGAGTTGACCCAGGCTAAGCTCGACGTCGGCGGAGGCAGCAGTAGAATCGTGGATGCGTTCGCTCGTCTGATGTCGACCGTAGAAAAGACCAGCACCTCCACCAG AAAGCCTGTGCAGAAACAGGAGAATTTGAGTGAAGAGGCTCAGAGAGTGATCGCAGGGCTGCCGGATCTCTCCTTCATGCAGGCCAAAGTCCTGATGTTCCCCTCCACGCTGACTCCTCTGCTCCCATCGGCCTCACCCATGACCGACTGA
- the aftpha gene encoding aftiphilin a isoform X1, translated as MEPDVIHMYSSSPPPMEDSVEDDDDEFSDFTGVPNSVSFTEFDTPTTFNQSQALNATSPPELLSNGRIVGLTQPAGSTKSNAMAPVSGQSCMPNGRTVCVEELKKFTEHQQVHINSLEFAESSRTDNNAIDCNGAVEVLTNGFVTLDGGGTPPTPHKNIETELTVDPCLDDSQDIDDDFADFSAFSNADHNQTSDGNTDWEPLNQGYTPAEDNVDEQHNDEEQQANLEDGSRDSKVTGLDLPGFPSENSEGLSNGDWGFHAGSDLETDNAHQDSNTTEVVSTAQLLTLNGVGQNDIDEGGIVDNGVSPDSKGERCSGEHSDERGSGNETETETETETSFGRLLSTDALEEFGDFSTTGSVPSPPLQEETATPADHSQLAEDDDEDFGDFGDFGDASSFGTTGFADFDQQGAKTQVAQPESAPIPPEVTEDEEFGDFDTSREPSKTGSAGGEGTTFADFPGSDSFADFSSVQVGDADDNGGWQAFSEPDQSQDGGDSWAKFGQEHAACTEKIGDDWHESQTVAAPSTSSAVERKSCTTATLVSRLEKIFQATFQLVVAPQVEDEVHMLNTFLKPPDRSEQEEDGRETASGALRDVWQQLQDVNNAYGLRYQWGGSHTNKALLCSLGIDTRNILFTGHKKQPLIVPVYAASLGMLEPTKEPVKPVSAAEMIASIAQSPSIATELNTCPPDTTQEPLPPVQFDWSSSGLTNPLDASGGSSLLNLDFFGPVDESPSGTATSIPGVDPELYELTQAKLDVGGGSSRIVDAFARLMSTVEKTSTSTSRKPVQKQENLSEEAQRVIAGLPDLSFMQAKVLMFPSTLTPLLPSASPMTD; from the exons ATGGAGCCTGACGTGATACACATGTACTCCTCCTCTCCACCCCCAATGGAGGACAGCGTTGAAGATGACGATGATGAATTCAGTGATTTTACTGGCGTCCCGAACAGCGTCAGCTTCACAGAATTCGATACGCCCACCACATTCAACCAATCTCAGGCTTTGAACGCCACCTCGCCACCGGAATTATTGAGTAATGGTAGAATTGTGGGATTGACTCAACCTGCAGGGTCTACGAAGTCTAACGCCATGGCTCCTGTTAGTGGCCAGAGCTGCATGCCCAATGGTCGAACAGTTTGTGTAGAGGAATTGAAAAAGTTCACAGAGCATCAACAAGTTCATATCAACTCCCTTGAGTTTGCAGAGAGTTCTCGGACTGATAACAACGCCATTGACTGCAATGGTGCCGTTGAAGTACTCACAAATGGGTTTGTGACATTAGACGGAGGAGGAACTCCTCCTACACCCCACAAAAACATAGAAACTGAGCTCACGGTAGACCCCTGTCTTGATGACAGTCAAGACATTGATGATGATTTTGCAGATTTTTCTGCTTTCTCAAATGCTGACCACAACCAGACTTCTGATGGAAATACAGACTGGGAACCTTTGAATCAAGGGTACACACCAGCAGAGGACAATGTTGATGAACAACACAATGATGAAGAACAACAAGCTAATTTGGAAGATGGTAGTAGGGACTCAAAAGTCACAGGGTTGGATTTACCTGGATTCCCATCAGAGAACTCGGAAGGTCTCAGCAATGGGGATTGGGGATTCCATGCAGGGAGCGATCTAGAAACCGATAATGCACATCAGGACTCTAATACTACTGAGGTGGTTAGCACAGCGCAACTGCTTACTCTTAATGGGGTTGGTCAGAATGATATTGATGAGGGGGGCATAGTGGACAACGGGGTGTCACCCGACTCTAAAGGTGAAAGATGTAGTGGTGAACATTCAGATGAGAGAGGATCCGGGAACGAAACTGAAACGGAGACAGAAACAGAGACCTCTTTCGGTCGGCTGCTATCGACAGATGCGCTTGAAGAATTTGGGGACTTCAGCACGACAGGATCCGTTCCTTCTCCGCCGCTTCAGGAGGAGACGGCAACTCCAGCCGACCATAGTCAGCTTGCTGAGGACGACGATGAagattttggagattttggtgaCTTCGGAGATGCTAGCTCATTTGGTACAACTGGATTTGCTGATTTTGACCAGCAGGGGGCCAAAACGCAAGTTGCTCAGCCTGAATCGGCCCCCATTCCCCCTGAGGTAACCGAAGATGAAGAATTTGGTGATTTTGACACATCAAGAGAACCTAGTAAAACAGGGTCAGCAGGTGGGGAAGGAACAACGTTTGCAGACTTTCCCGGCAGCGACAGTTttgcagatttcagctcagtgcAGGTTGGTGATGCAGATGATAATGGAGGATGGCAGGCCTTCTCTGAGCCGGATCAAAGCCAGGATGGAGGGGACTCCTGGGCAAAGTTCGGTCAGGAACACGCAGCATGTACCGAAAAGATTGGAGACGACTGGCATGAAAGCCAGACGGTTGCAGCGCCCTCTACTAGCAGTGCAGTGGAGCGTAAAAGTTGCACAACG GCCACACTGGTGAGCCGTTTGGAGAAGATTTTCCAGGCCACTTTTCAGCTGGTTGTTGCTCCTCAGGTGGAGGATGAGGTGCATATGCTCAACACCTTCCTCAAACCTCCAGACAGATCAGAACAGGAAGAGGATGGAAGAGAGACAGCCAGTGG TGCACTACGGGACGTTTGGCAACAGCTGCAGGATGTTAACAATGCCTACGGTCTCCGGTACCAGTGGGGCGGCTCTCATACCAATAAAGCACTGCTCTGCTCTTTGGGCATTGACACAAGAAATATA ttgTTCACAGGTCATAAAAAGCAGCCGTTAATTGTGCCAGTGTATGCTGCCAGTCTG GGGATGCTGGAACCCACTAAAGAGCCAGTGAAGCCCGTCTCAGCAGCTGAGATGATCGCCTCAATAGCACAATCTCCTTCTATTGCCACAGAGTTAAACACCTGTCCACCTGACACCACCCAG GAGCCTCTTCCTCCCGTTCAGTTTGACTGGAGCAGCAGTGGCCTTACAAACCCTCTGGACG CGAGTGGAGGCTCGTCTTTGCTCAACCTCGATTTTTTCGGCCCTGTGGACGAGTCGCCTTCTGGCACCGCCACCTCCATACCAG gcgtTGACCCAGAGCTGTACGAGTTGACCCAGGCTAAGCTCGACGTCGGCGGAGGCAGCAGTAGAATCGTGGATGCGTTCGCTCGTCTGATGTCGACCGTAGAAAAGACCAGCACCTCCACCAG CAGAAAGCCTGTGCAGAAACAGGAGAATTTGAGTGAAGAGGCTCAGAGAGTGATCGCAGGGCTGCCGGATCTCTCCTTCATGCAGGCCAAAGTCCTGATGTTCCCCTCCACGCTGACTCCTCTGCTCCCATCGGCCTCACCCATGACCGACTGA
- the aftpha gene encoding aftiphilin a isoform X3 — translation MEPDVIHMYSSSPPPMEDSVEDDDDEFSDFTGVPNSVSFTEFDTPTTFNQSQALNATSPPELLSNGRIVGLTQPAGSTKSNAMAPVSGQSCMPNGRTVCVEELKKFTEHQQVHINSLEFAESSRTDNNAIDCNGAVEVLTNGFVTLDGGGTPPTPHKNIETELTVDPCLDDSQDIDDDFADFSAFSNADHNQTSDGNTDWEPLNQGYTPAEDNVDEQHNDEEQQANLEDGSRDSKVTGLDLPGFPSENSEGLSNGDWGFHAGSDLETDNAHQDSNTTEVVSTAQLLTLNGVGQNDIDEGGIVDNGVSPDSKGERCSGEHSDERGSGNETETETETETSFGRLLSTDALEEFGDFSTTGSVPSPPLQEETATPADHSQLAEDDDEDFGDFGDFGDASSFGTTGFADFDQQGAKTQVAQPESAPIPPEVTEDEEFGDFDTSREPSKTGSAGGEGTTFADFPGSDSFADFSSVQVGDADDNGGWQAFSEPDQSQDGGDSWAKFGQEHAACTEKIGDDWHESQTVAAPSTSSAVERKSCTTATLVSRLEKIFQATFQLVVAPQVEDEVHMLNTFLKPPDRSEQEEDGRETASGALRDVWQQLQDVNNAYGLRYQWGGSHTNKALLCSLGIDTRNILFTGHKKQPLIVPVYAASLGMLEPTKEPVKPVSAAEMIASIAQSPSIATELNTCPPDTTQEPLPPVQFDWSSSGLTNPLDGVDPELYELTQAKLDVGGGSSRIVDAFARLMSTVEKTSTSTSRKPVQKQENLSEEAQRVIAGLPDLSFMQAKVLMFPSTLTPLLPSASPMTD, via the exons ATGGAGCCTGACGTGATACACATGTACTCCTCCTCTCCACCCCCAATGGAGGACAGCGTTGAAGATGACGATGATGAATTCAGTGATTTTACTGGCGTCCCGAACAGCGTCAGCTTCACAGAATTCGATACGCCCACCACATTCAACCAATCTCAGGCTTTGAACGCCACCTCGCCACCGGAATTATTGAGTAATGGTAGAATTGTGGGATTGACTCAACCTGCAGGGTCTACGAAGTCTAACGCCATGGCTCCTGTTAGTGGCCAGAGCTGCATGCCCAATGGTCGAACAGTTTGTGTAGAGGAATTGAAAAAGTTCACAGAGCATCAACAAGTTCATATCAACTCCCTTGAGTTTGCAGAGAGTTCTCGGACTGATAACAACGCCATTGACTGCAATGGTGCCGTTGAAGTACTCACAAATGGGTTTGTGACATTAGACGGAGGAGGAACTCCTCCTACACCCCACAAAAACATAGAAACTGAGCTCACGGTAGACCCCTGTCTTGATGACAGTCAAGACATTGATGATGATTTTGCAGATTTTTCTGCTTTCTCAAATGCTGACCACAACCAGACTTCTGATGGAAATACAGACTGGGAACCTTTGAATCAAGGGTACACACCAGCAGAGGACAATGTTGATGAACAACACAATGATGAAGAACAACAAGCTAATTTGGAAGATGGTAGTAGGGACTCAAAAGTCACAGGGTTGGATTTACCTGGATTCCCATCAGAGAACTCGGAAGGTCTCAGCAATGGGGATTGGGGATTCCATGCAGGGAGCGATCTAGAAACCGATAATGCACATCAGGACTCTAATACTACTGAGGTGGTTAGCACAGCGCAACTGCTTACTCTTAATGGGGTTGGTCAGAATGATATTGATGAGGGGGGCATAGTGGACAACGGGGTGTCACCCGACTCTAAAGGTGAAAGATGTAGTGGTGAACATTCAGATGAGAGAGGATCCGGGAACGAAACTGAAACGGAGACAGAAACAGAGACCTCTTTCGGTCGGCTGCTATCGACAGATGCGCTTGAAGAATTTGGGGACTTCAGCACGACAGGATCCGTTCCTTCTCCGCCGCTTCAGGAGGAGACGGCAACTCCAGCCGACCATAGTCAGCTTGCTGAGGACGACGATGAagattttggagattttggtgaCTTCGGAGATGCTAGCTCATTTGGTACAACTGGATTTGCTGATTTTGACCAGCAGGGGGCCAAAACGCAAGTTGCTCAGCCTGAATCGGCCCCCATTCCCCCTGAGGTAACCGAAGATGAAGAATTTGGTGATTTTGACACATCAAGAGAACCTAGTAAAACAGGGTCAGCAGGTGGGGAAGGAACAACGTTTGCAGACTTTCCCGGCAGCGACAGTTttgcagatttcagctcagtgcAGGTTGGTGATGCAGATGATAATGGAGGATGGCAGGCCTTCTCTGAGCCGGATCAAAGCCAGGATGGAGGGGACTCCTGGGCAAAGTTCGGTCAGGAACACGCAGCATGTACCGAAAAGATTGGAGACGACTGGCATGAAAGCCAGACGGTTGCAGCGCCCTCTACTAGCAGTGCAGTGGAGCGTAAAAGTTGCACAACG GCCACACTGGTGAGCCGTTTGGAGAAGATTTTCCAGGCCACTTTTCAGCTGGTTGTTGCTCCTCAGGTGGAGGATGAGGTGCATATGCTCAACACCTTCCTCAAACCTCCAGACAGATCAGAACAGGAAGAGGATGGAAGAGAGACAGCCAGTGG TGCACTACGGGACGTTTGGCAACAGCTGCAGGATGTTAACAATGCCTACGGTCTCCGGTACCAGTGGGGCGGCTCTCATACCAATAAAGCACTGCTCTGCTCTTTGGGCATTGACACAAGAAATATA ttgTTCACAGGTCATAAAAAGCAGCCGTTAATTGTGCCAGTGTATGCTGCCAGTCTG GGGATGCTGGAACCCACTAAAGAGCCAGTGAAGCCCGTCTCAGCAGCTGAGATGATCGCCTCAATAGCACAATCTCCTTCTATTGCCACAGAGTTAAACACCTGTCCACCTGACACCACCCAG GAGCCTCTTCCTCCCGTTCAGTTTGACTGGAGCAGCAGTGGCCTTACAAACCCTCTGGACG gcgtTGACCCAGAGCTGTACGAGTTGACCCAGGCTAAGCTCGACGTCGGCGGAGGCAGCAGTAGAATCGTGGATGCGTTCGCTCGTCTGATGTCGACCGTAGAAAAGACCAGCACCTCCACCAG CAGAAAGCCTGTGCAGAAACAGGAGAATTTGAGTGAAGAGGCTCAGAGAGTGATCGCAGGGCTGCCGGATCTCTCCTTCATGCAGGCCAAAGTCCTGATGTTCCCCTCCACGCTGACTCCTCTGCTCCCATCGGCCTCACCCATGACCGACTGA
- the aftpha gene encoding aftiphilin a isoform X4 translates to MEPDVIHMYSSSPPPMEDSVEDDDDEFSDFTGVPNSVSFTEFDTPTTFNQSQALNATSPPELLSNGRIVGLTQPAGSTKSNAMAPVSGQSCMPNGRTVCVEELKKFTEHQQVHINSLEFAESSRTDNNAIDCNGAVEVLTNGFVTLDGGGTPPTPHKNIETELTVDPCLDDSQDIDDDFADFSAFSNADHNQTSDGNTDWEPLNQGYTPAEDNVDEQHNDEEQQANLEDGSRDSKVTGLDLPGFPSENSEGLSNGDWGFHAGSDLETDNAHQDSNTTEVVSTAQLLTLNGVGQNDIDEGGIVDNGVSPDSKGERCSGEHSDERGSGNETETETETETSFGRLLSTDALEEFGDFSTTGSVPSPPLQEETATPADHSQLAEDDDEDFGDFGDFGDASSFGTTGFADFDQQGAKTQVAQPESAPIPPEVTEDEEFGDFDTSREPSKTGSAGGEGTTFADFPGSDSFADFSSVQVGDADDNGGWQAFSEPDQSQDGGDSWAKFGQEHAACTEKIGDDWHESQTVAAPSTSSAVERKSCTTATLVSRLEKIFQATFQLVVAPQVEDEVHMLNTFLKPPDRSEQEEDGRETASGALRDVWQQLQDVNNAYGLRYQWGGSHTNKALLCSLGIDTRNILFTGHKKQPLIVPVYAASLGMLEPTKEPVKPVSAAEMIASIAQSPSIATELNTCPPDTTQEPLPPVQFDWSSSGLTNPLDGVDPELYELTQAKLDVGGGSSRIVDAFARLMSTVEKTSTSTRKPVQKQENLSEEAQRVIAGLPDLSFMQAKVLMFPSTLTPLLPSASPMTD, encoded by the exons ATGGAGCCTGACGTGATACACATGTACTCCTCCTCTCCACCCCCAATGGAGGACAGCGTTGAAGATGACGATGATGAATTCAGTGATTTTACTGGCGTCCCGAACAGCGTCAGCTTCACAGAATTCGATACGCCCACCACATTCAACCAATCTCAGGCTTTGAACGCCACCTCGCCACCGGAATTATTGAGTAATGGTAGAATTGTGGGATTGACTCAACCTGCAGGGTCTACGAAGTCTAACGCCATGGCTCCTGTTAGTGGCCAGAGCTGCATGCCCAATGGTCGAACAGTTTGTGTAGAGGAATTGAAAAAGTTCACAGAGCATCAACAAGTTCATATCAACTCCCTTGAGTTTGCAGAGAGTTCTCGGACTGATAACAACGCCATTGACTGCAATGGTGCCGTTGAAGTACTCACAAATGGGTTTGTGACATTAGACGGAGGAGGAACTCCTCCTACACCCCACAAAAACATAGAAACTGAGCTCACGGTAGACCCCTGTCTTGATGACAGTCAAGACATTGATGATGATTTTGCAGATTTTTCTGCTTTCTCAAATGCTGACCACAACCAGACTTCTGATGGAAATACAGACTGGGAACCTTTGAATCAAGGGTACACACCAGCAGAGGACAATGTTGATGAACAACACAATGATGAAGAACAACAAGCTAATTTGGAAGATGGTAGTAGGGACTCAAAAGTCACAGGGTTGGATTTACCTGGATTCCCATCAGAGAACTCGGAAGGTCTCAGCAATGGGGATTGGGGATTCCATGCAGGGAGCGATCTAGAAACCGATAATGCACATCAGGACTCTAATACTACTGAGGTGGTTAGCACAGCGCAACTGCTTACTCTTAATGGGGTTGGTCAGAATGATATTGATGAGGGGGGCATAGTGGACAACGGGGTGTCACCCGACTCTAAAGGTGAAAGATGTAGTGGTGAACATTCAGATGAGAGAGGATCCGGGAACGAAACTGAAACGGAGACAGAAACAGAGACCTCTTTCGGTCGGCTGCTATCGACAGATGCGCTTGAAGAATTTGGGGACTTCAGCACGACAGGATCCGTTCCTTCTCCGCCGCTTCAGGAGGAGACGGCAACTCCAGCCGACCATAGTCAGCTTGCTGAGGACGACGATGAagattttggagattttggtgaCTTCGGAGATGCTAGCTCATTTGGTACAACTGGATTTGCTGATTTTGACCAGCAGGGGGCCAAAACGCAAGTTGCTCAGCCTGAATCGGCCCCCATTCCCCCTGAGGTAACCGAAGATGAAGAATTTGGTGATTTTGACACATCAAGAGAACCTAGTAAAACAGGGTCAGCAGGTGGGGAAGGAACAACGTTTGCAGACTTTCCCGGCAGCGACAGTTttgcagatttcagctcagtgcAGGTTGGTGATGCAGATGATAATGGAGGATGGCAGGCCTTCTCTGAGCCGGATCAAAGCCAGGATGGAGGGGACTCCTGGGCAAAGTTCGGTCAGGAACACGCAGCATGTACCGAAAAGATTGGAGACGACTGGCATGAAAGCCAGACGGTTGCAGCGCCCTCTACTAGCAGTGCAGTGGAGCGTAAAAGTTGCACAACG GCCACACTGGTGAGCCGTTTGGAGAAGATTTTCCAGGCCACTTTTCAGCTGGTTGTTGCTCCTCAGGTGGAGGATGAGGTGCATATGCTCAACACCTTCCTCAAACCTCCAGACAGATCAGAACAGGAAGAGGATGGAAGAGAGACAGCCAGTGG TGCACTACGGGACGTTTGGCAACAGCTGCAGGATGTTAACAATGCCTACGGTCTCCGGTACCAGTGGGGCGGCTCTCATACCAATAAAGCACTGCTCTGCTCTTTGGGCATTGACACAAGAAATATA ttgTTCACAGGTCATAAAAAGCAGCCGTTAATTGTGCCAGTGTATGCTGCCAGTCTG GGGATGCTGGAACCCACTAAAGAGCCAGTGAAGCCCGTCTCAGCAGCTGAGATGATCGCCTCAATAGCACAATCTCCTTCTATTGCCACAGAGTTAAACACCTGTCCACCTGACACCACCCAG GAGCCTCTTCCTCCCGTTCAGTTTGACTGGAGCAGCAGTGGCCTTACAAACCCTCTGGACG gcgtTGACCCAGAGCTGTACGAGTTGACCCAGGCTAAGCTCGACGTCGGCGGAGGCAGCAGTAGAATCGTGGATGCGTTCGCTCGTCTGATGTCGACCGTAGAAAAGACCAGCACCTCCACCAG AAAGCCTGTGCAGAAACAGGAGAATTTGAGTGAAGAGGCTCAGAGAGTGATCGCAGGGCTGCCGGATCTCTCCTTCATGCAGGCCAAAGTCCTGATGTTCCCCTCCACGCTGACTCCTCTGCTCCCATCGGCCTCACCCATGACCGACTGA
- the LOC127444625 gene encoding SERTA domain-containing protein 2-like, producing the protein MLGKGLKRKLEQEEENAVNKMRSPREVSSSCYWLQRQTVLNLSLLKLHSRPAHSDPGLARRVLITNTLRHIQDELRVEEVLLPQSFLSAGSPLGVIKGPRERTAGCGVESPARTECGLMPVSMLEEDRHLFLSLHSSVAIHTLPSVSRHHTPPSSNAKDSFASALAEIEDLCPNVGTTSSLDLKMASSTSLGRNVPDITSNSATVGLGCSDESRQTDVSDMDSNMGSALSQPHHSLLDSTQSVFNHTPSLLTDFTLEDFLFTEIDNNLFDNTPCSSSLSTASGASKVVSMVTDDIVKTLTGFGSGGMSQPALPPNQTFKLDLNELDHLLEVLVGS; encoded by the coding sequence ATGTTGGGTAAAGGCCTGAAACGGAAGTTGGAGCAGGAGGAAGAGAATGCCGTCAACAAAATGCGCTCTCCTCGGGAAGTGTCGTCCAGCTGCTATTGGCTTCAGAGGCAGACGGTGCTCAACCTTTCCCTGCTGAAGCTGCACAGCCGCCCAGCACACTCGGACCCGGGCCTTGCGCGTAGGGTCCTCATTACAAACACACTCCGGCACATTCAGGATGAGCTGAGAGTGGAGGAGGTTCTTCTACCCCAGTCTTTCCTCAGCGCTGGGTCTCCATTAGGCGTCATCAAGGGGCCTCGGGAACGCACAGCAGGTTGTGGGGTTGAGTCTCCAGCTCGCACTGAGTGCGGTTTGATGCCGGTGTCAATGTTGGAGGAGGATAGACATCTGTTCCTGTCTCTCCACTCATCTGTTGCCATCCATACACTTCCTTCTGTTTCTAGACACCACACCCCACCATCCTCTAATGCTAAGGACAGCTTCGCCTCAGCGTTGGCTGAAATTGAGGATCTGTGCCCAAATGTGGGGACAACTTCTTCTTTGGACCTAAAAATGGCCTCCTCTACCTCATTAGGCCGAAATGTTCCAGATATTACTAGTAACTCAGCCACCGTGGGCTTGGGATGTTCAGATGAATCCAGGCAAACAGATGTTTCTGATATGGACAGCAATATGGGCTCGGCATTATCTCAGCCCCACCACTCTCTCTTGGACTCCACCCAATCTGTTTTTAACCACACCCCCTCACTTCTCACCGATTTCACACTGGAAGATTTCCTGTTCACAGAAATAGACAACAACCTGTTTGACAATACACCTTGTAGTTCATCCCTTAGCACAGCCTCAGGCGCATCAAAAGTTGTTTCCATGGTAACGGATGACATTGTTAAAACACTTACTGGTTTTGGTAGCGGTGGGATGAGCCAACCAGCTCTTCCGCCAAACCAGACATTCAAATTGGACCTTAATGAACTGGATCATCTCTTGGAAGTTTTGGTTGGGTCTTGA